The following are encoded together in the Clostridiisalibacter paucivorans DSM 22131 genome:
- a CDS encoding ABC transporter permease has product METQIQTSNKVQEKTSKWRLFLDSEFFYNYKKSPTAIIGSIIVVSVLLIAILGPLFTVQNPYDMSNIDLNNAYKPPAWNEGGEARFFLGTDQQGRDIFSAIVYGSRVSLIIGIAGTFLASVIGIVLGLMSGYFGGKVDVIIMRIADIQLSFPTMLIAIFLMSLIGRGIINILIALSLVGWVRYARTVRGETLSVKKKEFIEATKVIGLHNFKIIFKHVLPNVFTSIIVLSTIQVGSFILTEATLSFLGLGVPVTKPSLGMLCNNGFNVLYSGLWWVSIFPGLYIMIIVFGINLLGDFLRDELNPKLK; this is encoded by the coding sequence ATGGAAACTCAAATACAGACTTCTAATAAGGTTCAGGAGAAAACTAGTAAATGGAGATTATTTTTAGATTCGGAATTTTTTTATAATTATAAAAAATCCCCTACGGCAATTATTGGTTCAATTATAGTTGTCTCTGTACTTTTAATTGCTATACTGGGTCCATTATTTACAGTGCAAAACCCCTATGATATGTCTAATATAGATTTAAATAATGCATATAAGCCTCCTGCATGGAATGAAGGAGGAGAGGCAAGATTTTTCTTGGGCACTGACCAACAGGGAAGGGATATTTTTAGTGCTATAGTATATGGAAGTAGAGTTTCTTTAATTATAGGTATAGCTGGAACATTTTTAGCCAGTGTCATAGGCATAGTATTGGGACTTATGTCAGGATATTTTGGAGGAAAAGTGGATGTAATAATTATGCGTATAGCTGATATACAGCTTTCTTTTCCCACGATGTTAATTGCAATATTTTTAATGTCTCTAATTGGTAGAGGAATAATTAATATATTAATAGCACTGTCCTTAGTGGGATGGGTAAGATACGCCAGAACAGTAAGAGGAGAGACACTTTCGGTAAAAAAGAAAGAGTTCATTGAGGCTACAAAGGTTATAGGGCTTCATAATTTTAAGATTATATTTAAACATGTACTACCCAACGTGTTCACATCTATTATAGTATTATCAACTATTCAGGTGGGTTCCTTTATACTTACAGAGGCAACTTTAAGTTTTTTAGGGTTGGGAGTTCCTGTCACTAAACCATCTTTAGGTATGCTGTGTAACAATGGTTTTAATGTACTGTACAGTGGATTATGGTGGGTATCTATTTTTCCAGGATTGTATATTATGATTATTGTTTTTGGCATAAATTTGTTAGGTGATTTTTTAAGAGATGAATTAAATCCTAAGCTGAAATAA
- a CDS encoding M20 family metallopeptidase, translating into MMLKQQISGEIEGIREELIDLSKRIHEKPELAFNEYSAVENIISLLEKHNFNVKKGIAGLETAFRAEYNGKGKGPTVAFLAEYDALPEIGHGCGHNLIGTMSVGAAIGLSKVANKIDGKIVVIGTPGEEGGGGKVIMVNKGVFDDIDYAMMIHPSTSNIICRGGLATRKLKIEYHGKSAHSSSPEEGINALQAVIHTFNFIDHIRAILPLKSNINGIITEGGKVPNVIPDYACCSFSVRADTVSDLKIVVKHIEHIVKSIENFMGVKANISKTLVYTERYPNKFIAEKLKDNIAQFGEEMHYPKPNIKYGSSDIGNVSLVVPAIHSYLKIAELGTISHSMAFTNAAITENAHNQMMKGAKALALTGFDIFSDEKLRQDIYDEFYKTVPKYDKYDIE; encoded by the coding sequence ATGATGCTAAAACAACAAATTAGTGGTGAAATAGAGGGCATTAGAGAAGAATTAATAGATTTGAGCAAAAGAATTCACGAAAAACCAGAGCTTGCTTTTAATGAATACAGTGCAGTAGAAAATATAATATCATTGTTGGAGAAACACAATTTTAATGTAAAAAAGGGAATAGCAGGATTGGAAACTGCATTTAGAGCGGAATACAATGGCAAGGGCAAGGGTCCTACAGTGGCATTTTTAGCAGAGTATGATGCATTGCCAGAAATAGGCCATGGCTGTGGCCATAATTTAATAGGAACGATGTCTGTAGGGGCGGCCATAGGACTAAGTAAAGTAGCAAATAAAATTGATGGAAAAATTGTAGTAATAGGGACTCCTGGAGAAGAAGGTGGTGGAGGAAAGGTAATCATGGTCAATAAAGGTGTATTTGATGATATTGACTATGCTATGATGATACACCCTAGTACTTCAAACATTATATGCAGAGGAGGATTGGCAACTAGAAAATTGAAGATAGAATATCACGGAAAATCTGCCCACTCTTCTTCTCCAGAAGAGGGTATTAATGCATTACAAGCGGTAATACATACATTCAATTTCATAGACCATATAAGGGCCATCCTTCCTTTAAAATCAAATATAAATGGAATAATAACAGAAGGGGGAAAAGTACCCAATGTTATCCCTGATTATGCCTGTTGTTCCTTTAGTGTAAGGGCAGATACTGTTAGTGATTTGAAAATAGTTGTAAAACATATAGAACATATAGTTAAGTCTATAGAAAATTTTATGGGAGTAAAGGCCAATATTAGTAAGACCCTTGTTTATACAGAGAGATATCCCAATAAATTTATAGCTGAAAAACTAAAGGATAACATAGCACAATTTGGCGAAGAAATGCATTATCCAAAACCAAATATAAAATATGGCTCGTCAGACATTGGAAATGTAAGTCTTGTAGTACCAGCTATACATTCATATCTAAAAATAGCAGAACTAGGAACTATTAGTCATTCCATGGCATTTACTAATGCAGCTATAACTGAGAATGCCCATAATCAAATGATGAAAGGAGCCAAGGCCTTAGCTTTAACAGGATTTGATATATTTAGTGATGAAAAATTAAGACAGGATATCTATGATGAATTTTATAAAACTGTACCCAAATATGATAAATATGATATAGAATAA
- a CDS encoding ABC transporter substrate-binding protein → MFKKTTVLFLITVLIVSLFAGCGGNTDTVNNSDGTDEGDNTDVPKEVVIGLAGDAYSLDPYPLNETITNAINNHLYDSLVAPDANLQPEPSLAETWEISDDAKTWTFNLRKGVKFHNGNDFTADDVIYSFDRSKEEMSAFKYCLSTVESYEKINDYTLKVVCKDSNALLLAHLKDLMILDKETCEGQSDEWIALNPNGTGRYEFVEHVRGDKIVFERNDDFWGELPDVEKVTFKPITNEGTRTANMVSGSVDFIADVPVRDIEILKSKDNIEIVSQPSLRVIYLNLAGWTDTPSKDAEMPLKSPDGSNPFKDIKVREAMYRAINEEEIVEKIMNNYATPAATYIPEGFNGYNPDIERLSYDPELAEKLLDEAGYSRQDDGYRFEVTLDASNDRYINDAEIATAVAGYFEKVGIKVNLNLMSRTIFFTYISGTNKEGDNTHLCMTGWADSGGESALMGLDLVYSMAQNGYVKDGYGAVNRGYYQNPEVDKLVDQAIATADPAERDKIMQEVWKVAADDVSYIPLHFQQDIYAHSKDVKYHPRKDNYIHAWDIEFVK, encoded by the coding sequence ATGTTTAAAAAAACAACTGTGCTTTTTTTAATTACTGTACTTATAGTTTCTTTATTCGCAGGTTGTGGAGGAAATACCGATACTGTGAATAACAGTGATGGCACTGATGAAGGTGATAATACTGATGTGCCAAAGGAGGTAGTTATAGGATTAGCTGGAGATGCTTACTCCTTAGATCCATATCCATTAAATGAGACAATAACCAATGCCATAAATAATCATTTATATGATTCACTTGTGGCACCTGATGCAAATCTACAACCTGAGCCTTCTCTTGCAGAGACCTGGGAGATATCTGACGATGCAAAAACATGGACTTTTAATTTGAGAAAAGGGGTTAAATTTCATAATGGTAACGACTTTACAGCAGATGATGTAATATATTCATTTGATAGGTCAAAAGAAGAAATGTCTGCCTTTAAATACTGTTTATCTACAGTAGAAAGTTATGAAAAGATTAACGACTATACTCTAAAAGTTGTATGTAAAGACTCCAATGCATTACTTCTTGCCCATTTAAAGGATTTAATGATTTTGGATAAAGAGACATGTGAAGGGCAGAGTGATGAATGGATTGCATTGAATCCCAATGGAACTGGAAGATATGAATTTGTTGAGCATGTGAGGGGAGACAAAATTGTATTTGAAAGAAATGATGATTTTTGGGGAGAATTACCTGATGTAGAAAAAGTAACATTCAAACCTATTACGAATGAGGGGACACGTACAGCAAACATGGTTTCAGGTTCTGTTGACTTCATAGCAGATGTACCGGTTAGAGACATAGAAATACTTAAGTCAAAGGATAATATAGAAATCGTATCTCAGCCTAGTTTGAGGGTTATATATCTTAATTTAGCAGGTTGGACAGATACTCCAAGTAAGGATGCAGAAATGCCTTTAAAATCTCCAGATGGTTCTAATCCATTTAAAGATATTAAAGTAAGAGAAGCGATGTATCGTGCAATAAATGAAGAAGAAATTGTTGAAAAAATAATGAATAATTATGCTACACCTGCTGCTACTTATATACCTGAAGGATTTAATGGTTATAACCCAGATATAGAAAGATTGAGTTATGATCCAGAATTAGCAGAGAAGCTTCTTGATGAAGCAGGTTATTCAAGACAGGACGATGGTTACAGATTTGAGGTTACCCTAGATGCGTCTAATGATAGGTATATAAATGATGCAGAGATCGCAACAGCAGTAGCAGGTTATTTTGAAAAAGTAGGCATAAAGGTAAACCTAAATTTAATGTCAAGAACTATATTTTTCACATATATAAGTGGAACTAATAAAGAAGGAGATAATACCCATTTATGTATGACAGGATGGGCAGACAGTGGTGGAGAAAGTGCTCTTATGGGATTAGATCTTGTCTATAGTATGGCACAGAATGGTTATGTAAAGGATGGCTATGGTGCAGTTAATAGAGGTTACTATCAAAACCCTGAAGTAGATAAATTAGTAGATCAAGCTATAGCAACAGCTGATCCCGCTGAAAGAGATAAAATAATGCAGGAAGTATGGAAAGTTGCAGCTGATGATGTATCATATATACCTCTTCATTTTCAACAGGATATATATGCCCATAGTAAAGATGTAAAGTATCATCCACGAAAAGACAACTATATACATGCTTGGGATATAGAATTTGTAAAATAA
- a CDS encoding ABC transporter permease, protein MLRYLLTRISQLILVLFVVSILVFMFTSVMGNPVYLMVRENATEAEIQAAIEYLGLDKPLPVQYGVFVKNALKGDFGKSYIYHQPALGLIIERFPATLELVIIAMLLSALIGIPLGVISGAYPEKISSKTIMTLSIAGISLPSFWVGMVMIFLFSLTLGILPVSGRGDTGTILGIKTSLATVTGWKHLILPSITLALANIATIIRLTRAGMQENVRQDYVKFARAKGVSQRKVLFGHALKNTLIPVVTIFGLQLGSLIAFTTITETIFAWPGMGKLLIDAINSADRPIVAAYVLFVAVMFVFINFIVDILYTFIDPRIDLK, encoded by the coding sequence ATGCTTAGATATCTATTGACAAGGATATCTCAACTTATTTTAGTACTATTTGTAGTATCTATATTGGTATTTATGTTTACAAGTGTTATGGGGAATCCTGTATATTTAATGGTTAGAGAAAATGCTACAGAGGCAGAAATTCAGGCGGCTATAGAATACCTAGGCTTGGATAAACCACTTCCAGTTCAATATGGTGTATTTGTAAAGAATGCCCTGAAAGGAGATTTTGGGAAATCATATATATATCATCAACCAGCATTGGGGTTAATAATAGAAAGATTTCCAGCTACTTTGGAGCTTGTAATTATAGCTATGTTATTGTCAGCATTGATAGGTATCCCTTTGGGAGTAATATCTGGGGCATATCCTGAAAAAATATCTAGCAAAACAATTATGACTTTATCAATTGCTGGGATATCACTACCTTCATTTTGGGTGGGTATGGTGATGATTTTTTTATTTAGCCTTACTTTAGGAATCCTTCCTGTATCGGGACGAGGCGACACTGGTACAATTTTAGGTATCAAAACTAGTCTTGCTACAGTAACTGGATGGAAACATTTGATATTGCCGTCCATAACCCTTGCACTGGCCAATATAGCTACAATCATTCGATTAACTCGTGCTGGAATGCAGGAAAATGTTAGACAGGATTATGTGAAATTTGCTAGAGCAAAGGGTGTTTCACAAAGGAAGGTTTTATTTGGGCATGCATTAAAGAATACCTTAATACCTGTAGTTACTATATTTGGTTTACAATTAGGTTCCCTAATAGCATTTACTACTATAACAGAGACAATATTTGCTTGGCCAGGAATGGGAAAATTACTTATTGATGCTATAAATAGTGCTGATAGACCAATAGTGGCTGCATATGTATTGTTTGTTGCGGTTATGTTTGTATTTATAAACTTCATTGTAGATATTCTTTATACTTTTATAGATCCTAGAATAGATTTGAAATAA
- a CDS encoding MurR/RpiR family transcriptional regulator gives MTIVDNILNNMERLSNKQKIIAEYLIKNRGKVGFMSLKDISQEIDVSEVTILNFCKSIEIDSFTELKKSFQELIKKQLHVPNEIKSSLQELDNLKDVYNNIIQIHKLNYERALSHNSIEKFQEISYLISKSRRIYICGQGISKVIAEYINSRLRLINIDSVTLEVGDIMESSIDFARATTDDCFILISFPKYSHSIINLAQYLFKNNFTYISITDSDNSPLSKNSKYSLKSHSDSLVFHNFISSTICLIEILIVILSFNMKDKLMSHFDNLEEIQSLLSQNLNNQ, from the coding sequence TTGACGATAGTTGATAATATATTGAACAATATGGAACGGTTGAGCAATAAACAAAAGATTATTGCTGAATACCTCATAAAAAATAGAGGTAAAGTAGGTTTTATGAGTTTAAAAGATATAAGTCAAGAAATAGATGTTTCAGAAGTAACTATATTGAATTTTTGTAAGAGTATTGAGATAGATTCCTTTACTGAATTAAAAAAATCATTTCAGGAACTAATAAAGAAACAGCTTCATGTTCCTAATGAGATAAAGTCTTCACTTCAAGAGCTGGATAATCTAAAAGATGTATATAATAATATTATTCAAATTCATAAACTAAACTATGAGAGGGCACTTAGCCATAATAGTATAGAGAAATTTCAAGAAATATCGTATTTAATTAGTAAATCAAGGCGTATATACATATGTGGTCAAGGTATATCTAAAGTTATCGCAGAATATATAAATAGTAGATTGCGGCTTATAAATATTGATAGCGTAACTCTGGAAGTAGGAGATATAATGGAGTCAAGTATAGATTTTGCAAGAGCCACAACGGATGATTGTTTTATTCTCATATCTTTTCCTAAGTACTCTCATAGTATTATCAATCTTGCTCAATATCTTTTTAAAAATAACTTCACATATATATCTATAACAGATAGTGATAACTCACCATTGTCTAAGAATTCTAAATATTCTTTAAAGAGTCATAGCGACTCTCTTGTATTTCATAACTTTATTTCATCTACTATCTGTCTAATAGAGATATTGATAGTAATATTAAGTTTCAACATGAAGGACAAATTGATGTCACATTTTGATAACCTTGAAGAAATACAATCATTATTATCACAAAATTTAAACAATCAATAA
- a CDS encoding ABC transporter ATP-binding protein, whose translation MKKKLLEVKNLRTYFHTFKGTVKAVDDISFDIDEGEILGVVGESGGGKSITGFSVIKLIDKPGKIETGEIIFDGQDLMEKSENQMNNIRGKEISMVFQDPMTSLNPVYTIGEQMEEVLILHEKLTKEQRRKRCVELLKSVGISNPESRLKSYPHQFSGGMRQRVVIAIALAANPKLIIADEPTTALDVTIQAQILRLMTNLVKEQGCSLMLITHDLAVVSEVADRINVMYCGKIVETGDTKSIVEDYVHPYTKGLIGSIPDLDKDKDRLEAIPGIVPNMFNLPKGCNFSPRCKHCQDICKEQEPELVEVSRGHYVACHFPLRKEAE comes from the coding sequence ATGAAAAAGAAATTATTGGAAGTCAAAAATCTAAGAACATATTTCCATACCTTTAAAGGAACGGTAAAGGCTGTAGATGATATAAGTTTTGATATAGATGAAGGAGAAATATTGGGTGTTGTAGGAGAATCTGGAGGAGGCAAATCTATTACAGGTTTCTCTGTAATAAAACTGATAGATAAGCCGGGAAAGATAGAAACGGGAGAAATAATATTTGATGGGCAAGATCTAATGGAAAAATCAGAAAATCAAATGAACAATATTAGAGGTAAAGAGATTTCTATGGTTTTCCAAGACCCTATGACATCATTGAATCCAGTATATACAATAGGAGAGCAAATGGAAGAAGTATTGATACTTCATGAAAAGTTGACAAAGGAACAAAGACGGAAAAGATGTGTAGAACTTTTAAAATCAGTGGGCATTTCTAATCCTGAAAGTAGATTGAAAAGCTATCCTCATCAATTTAGTGGTGGTATGAGACAGAGGGTAGTTATAGCAATAGCACTTGCAGCAAATCCAAAACTTATAATAGCAGACGAGCCAACTACTGCTCTAGATGTTACGATACAGGCACAGATATTAAGATTGATGACAAATCTTGTAAAGGAGCAAGGCTGTTCATTGATGTTAATAACCCATGATTTAGCTGTTGTGTCTGAAGTAGCGGATAGAATAAATGTTATGTATTGTGGAAAGATTGTTGAAACTGGAGATACAAAGAGTATCGTAGAAGATTACGTACATCCATATACAAAGGGACTTATAGGTTCAATTCCTGATCTTGATAAAGATAAGGATAGACTGGAAGCAATACCTGGCATTGTACCAAATATGTTTAATCTTCCTAAAGGATGTAATTTTTCTCCTAGATGTAAGCACTGTCAGGATATTTGTAAAGAACAAGAACCTGAACTTGTAGAAGTTTCTCGTGGACACTATGTTGCATGTCACTTCCCATTGAGAAAGGAGGCAGAATAG
- a CDS encoding ABC transporter ATP-binding protein, whose amino-acid sequence MEKILEVKNLEQKFDLNKGFLDKIKFRNGKFIKEERIVNAVNNISFSIDKGKVFSLVGESGCGKSTTARTVIKLIDPKGGQINFNGEDITDLTGNEMLKYRKKMQMIFQDPYASLNPRQKVLDILIEPMLFHKVVSSKNEAIEKAFEILQKVGIRAEQATRYPHQFSGGQRQRIGIARALAVEPEFIIADEPVSALDVSIQAQILNLMIDLKEEYNFSYLFIAHDLSVVKHISDDLGVMYLGKIVEKGSKGHIFKNPLHPYTKALFSAVPKLSGTNLKNSKNIEGEIPSAINLPSGCYFHERCPFAKAICSQEMPIEKEVETGHYVSCHQY is encoded by the coding sequence GTGGAGAAAATTCTTGAAGTAAAAAATTTAGAACAGAAATTTGATCTTAATAAAGGCTTTTTAGATAAGATTAAGTTTAGAAATGGGAAATTTATCAAGGAAGAGAGAATAGTAAATGCAGTAAATAATATAAGTTTTTCCATTGACAAGGGTAAAGTTTTTAGTTTAGTTGGAGAGTCGGGATGTGGGAAATCTACAACTGCTAGAACAGTGATTAAGCTTATTGATCCTAAAGGTGGACAGATTAATTTTAATGGAGAAGATATAACAGATCTTACTGGAAATGAGATGCTCAAATATAGAAAGAAGATGCAAATGATATTTCAAGATCCATATGCTTCATTAAATCCACGACAGAAGGTATTAGATATATTGATAGAGCCTATGTTGTTTCATAAAGTTGTAAGTTCTAAAAATGAAGCCATAGAAAAGGCATTTGAGATATTACAAAAGGTGGGTATAAGGGCTGAACAGGCCACAAGGTATCCTCATCAATTTAGTGGAGGACAGAGACAGAGGATTGGTATAGCACGGGCATTGGCTGTGGAACCAGAGTTTATAATAGCAGATGAGCCTGTTTCTGCCCTTGATGTATCTATTCAAGCTCAGATATTAAATCTAATGATAGATTTAAAGGAGGAATATAATTTTTCCTATTTATTTATAGCCCATGATTTATCAGTGGTTAAGCATATAAGTGATGACCTTGGAGTTATGTATCTAGGGAAGATTGTAGAAAAGGGCAGTAAGGGACATATATTCAAAAATCCTCTACATCCATATACTAAGGCGTTGTTTTCTGCTGTACCTAAGCTATCGGGTACGAATTTGAAGAATTCTAAAAATATAGAGGGGGAAATTCCCAGCGCAATAAATTTGCCATCGGGCTGTTATTTTCATGAGAGGTGTCCATTTGCTAAGGCAATATGCTCACAAGAAATGCCAATAGAAAAGGAAGTAGAAACAGGACACTATGTATCTTGTCATCAATATTAA